CCGTCTCTCATGAGTACCCTTCTCAGAGAGTCGCAGAGCGTCTCTTCATCTTCTACGATGAGTAATCTTTCATTCATGGTGCTTCACAGGGACACCCTCGAATCCGCTCCCTTGCCGGCTCTGTCTTATTTGATGAAATGCCTATATCGCTGGAATATCAGGTCCTGCAATCTCGAGATGAGATGAAACGCCTCCCGCATCGTCTTTTTTTCGAGGTTGCTCAGCTTGTTCGGGTTGATGAAGTTATCAGGCCTCAGTTCTGCCTCTATCTGTTCATACTGATGATGAACCCTGAGGAGCATGATAAATTCAAAGGCCTGTTTCAGCTCATCCACGTATTCCCTGACAATGGTGTGACTATCCTTTAAAACCTGTATCCTCCCGAGGGTCGATGTCTCCTTTATCCCTTTCTCAAGAGAGAAAAACCTCACGGCGTCGACAAGCGGCGTCAGCCCCTTTATCTTCAGGTTAAATTCGTCCTTATGCTCACCACTTTTTTCGACCACGAATGACTTCAGAAAGCCGATGGGCGGGGTATTTTTCATCATCGTATTCGCCATGTGACCGAGGAAGATGCCCTGATTTTCTATCAGGGAACGGGAAGAATCCCTCAATTCTTCAAAGAGGCTGAACTTACCATAGAGGGGCCTGAAGTCAAAAAATATCAATGACTTTAAGATCGCGTCCGAGGTCGGCTCGGTGATCCAGCTCGAGAAATACTTCTTCCAGACCCTAAGGGGCTGACACCATTGGGGGTTGCTTGCCATATAATCAGCGGGACATGGCGGGAATCCAATCTTGTGCAGTCCTTCCTTCACAAAGGCGGTGAAGCGAGGGAAATATCTCCTTATCGCCCCATCGTCCTCCGCCGTCAAGGGGTCTGCATAGATAATCGCGTTATCCTGGTCTGTCTTGAAGGTCTGCTCCTTACGACCTTCGCTCCCGAAGACGAACCAGCAGTAAGGGACCGGCGGCTGCCCAAATTCCTTCTCGGCTACCTCAAGCACCTTCTTCACGAGCCTGTCGTTTATTTCGGTGATGACGTTCGTGATGTTGCTCGGCTTTGCGCCTTCCTTGAGGAGAAGTCCGACAATGTTATTCATCTTGAGTGAAACCGGGACAAGTCCAGCAATCGTCTGCTGGTTCTCGATATCGTTCGCAAAGGATAACGGTGACGTGCCTTGGAGAAGCATGAGATCGTGATTTGTCATGATCCCTTTTAACGCACCGTCTTCGATAACGAGCATATGATGGATATTGTACTTCACCATCCTGAGCACGGCTTCAAAGCAGGAGTCCCTCGCGTCGACCCGTATGAGGG
The window above is part of the Thermodesulfovibrionales bacterium genome. Proteins encoded here:
- a CDS encoding DUF294 nucleotidyltransferase-like domain-containing protein, which produces MIQEDIISFLKKEPPFQFLDEPTLKSVAAGLSMEFYPKETVILRQDGPRSDSLRIIKKGGVKILMKSENGEDVVMDYRGEGDNFGFLSIIGDDRQRTTVVAIDDTICYTLQKDKVLKLIESKPAFSEYFMSYLSRYVDRTYSEMQKKSMINGGSDRFLFTTPVGSIATAVVTIGEAATIQEAAQVMASNKTSSVIILDKRNLPVGIVTDKDLREKVVAKGRSASEPVKNIMTLSLIRVDARDSCFEAVLRMVKYNIHHMLVIEDGALKGIMTNHDLMLLQGTSPLSFANDIENQQTIAGLVPVSLKMNNIVGLLLKEGAKPSNITNVITEINDRLVKKVLEVAEKEFGQPPVPYCWFVFGSEGRKEQTFKTDQDNAIIYADPLTAEDDGAIRRYFPRFTAFVKEGLHKIGFPPCPADYMASNPQWCQPLRVWKKYFSSWITEPTSDAILKSLIFFDFRPLYGKFSLFEELRDSSRSLIENQGIFLGHMANTMMKNTPPIGFLKSFVVEKSGEHKDEFNLKIKGLTPLVDAVRFFSLEKGIKETSTLGRIQVLKDSHTIVREYVDELKQAFEFIMLLRVHHQYEQIEAELRPDNFINPNKLSNLEKKTMREAFHLISRLQDLIFQRYRHFIK